The following proteins are co-located in the Homo sapiens chromosome 12 genomic patch of type FIX, GRCh38.p14 PATCHES HG1398_PATCH genome:
- the RBP5 gene encoding retinol-binding protein 5 isoform X1, with protein sequence MMNQAQWILKPGTMADISLAVRKIALLLKPDKEIEHQGNHMTVRTLSTFRNYTVQFDVGVEFEEDLRSVDGRKCQTIVTWEEEHLVCVQKGEVPNRGWRHWLEGEMLYLELTARDAVCEQVFRKVR encoded by the exons ATGATGAACCAAGCCCAGTGGATTCTGAAGCCCGGGACGATGGCAG ACATCAGCTTGGCTGTGCGGAAGATCGCGCTGCTGCTGAAGCCGGACAAGGAGATCGAACACCAGGGCAACCACATGACGGTGAGGACGCTCAGCACCTTCCGAAACTACACTGTGCAGTTTGATGTGGGAGTGGAGTTTGAGGAGGACCTCAGGAGCGTGGACGGACGAAAATGCCAG ACCATAgtaacctgggaggaggagcacCTGGTGTGTGTGCAGAAAGGGGAGGTCCCCAACCGGGGCTGGAGACACTGGCTGGAGGGAGAGATGCTGTATCTG gAACTGACTGCAAGGGATGCAGTGTGCGAGCAGGTCTTCAGGAAGGTCAGATAG
- the RBP5 gene encoding retinol-binding protein 5 isoform 1 (isoform 1 is encoded by transcript variant 1) produces the protein MPPNLTGYYRFVSQKNMEDYLQALNISLAVRKIALLLKPDKEIEHQGNHMTVRTLSTFRNYTVQFDVGVEFEEDLRSVDGRKCQTIVTWEEEHLVCVQKGEVPNRGWRHWLEGEMLYLELTARDAVCEQVFRKVR, from the exons ATGCCTCCCAACCTCACTGGCTACTACCGCTTTGTCTCGCAGAAGAACATGGAGGACTACCTGCAAGCCCTAA ACATCAGCTTGGCTGTGCGGAAGATCGCGCTGCTGCTGAAGCCGGACAAGGAGATCGAACACCAGGGCAACCACATGACGGTGAGGACGCTCAGCACCTTCCGAAACTACACTGTGCAGTTTGATGTGGGAGTGGAGTTTGAGGAGGACCTCAGGAGCGTGGACGGACGAAAATGCCAG ACCATAgtaacctgggaggaggagcacCTGGTGTGTGTGCAGAAAGGGGAGGTCCCCAACCGGGGCTGGAGACACTGGCTGGAGGGAGAGATGCTGTATCTG gAACTGACTGCAAGGGATGCAGTGTGCGAGCAGGTCTTCAGGAAGGTCAGATAG
- the RBP5 gene encoding retinol-binding protein 5 isoform 2 (isoform 2 is encoded by transcript variant 2): protein MTVRTLSTFRNYTVQFDVGVEFEEDLRSVDGRKCQTIVTWEEEHLVCVQKGEVPNRGWRHWLEGEMLYLELTARDAVCEQVFRKVR from the exons ATGACGGTGAGGACGCTCAGCACCTTCCGAAACTACACTGTGCAGTTTGATGTGGGAGTGGAGTTTGAGGAGGACCTCAGGAGCGTGGACGGACGAAAATGCCAG ACCATAgtaacctgggaggaggagcacCTGGTGTGTGTGCAGAAAGGGGAGGTCCCCAACCGGGGCTGGAGACACTGGCTGGAGGGAGAGATGCTGTATCTG gAACTGACTGCAAGGGATGCAGTGTGCGAGCAGGTCTTCAGGAAGGTCAGATAG
- the RBP5 gene encoding retinol-binding protein 5 isoform X2: MPPNLTGYYRFVSQKNMEDYLQALNISLAVRKIALLLKPDKEIEHQGNHMTVRTLSTFRNYTVQFDVGVEFEEDLRSVDGRKCQAKSSTPMPSASIYRLPLA; encoded by the exons ATGCCTCCCAACCTCACTGGCTACTACCGCTTTGTCTCGCAGAAGAACATGGAGGACTACCTGCAAGCCCTAA ACATCAGCTTGGCTGTGCGGAAGATCGCGCTGCTGCTGAAGCCGGACAAGGAGATCGAACACCAGGGCAACCACATGACGGTGAGGACGCTCAGCACCTTCCGAAACTACACTGTGCAGTTTGATGTGGGAGTGGAGTTTGAGGAGGACCTCAGGAGCGTGGACGGACGAAAATGCCAG GCTAAATCATCTACACCCATGCCTTCTGCTTCCATCTATAGGCTGCCCTTGGCATGA